The following proteins are co-located in the Pseudomonas antarctica genome:
- a CDS encoding AhpA/YtjB family protein, with translation MNRPTPVKTDNFFLLIFRALRHRRVPIALRIASHNVILVALALVIYACVMGLQFKQAMHEQADALGESLTTQTATSATELLVSNDILSLNVLLNNLTKNPLVAHAAIYSVDNRIMAEAGQRPKNGLLGEAEGLYQSNITFQDVKAGQLRISLDMQQFQQPMTISLQSMGILSAILLALALALSLRLGRHISTPLMQLRIWLRDIDEHTPATDRQDEIGDLARQLHASFAPEPVIVPKAEPEPEYDDTDYDDEPEFEVRDLRDPDFDESAPVAGLKPATRQVIKAEEDELDDEDPFSDLRDTSAAAPAVAPKPEPVKNTEPQHSAVLAVQLGAQDQLRRLPRARLTELLERYRDCLDQAASLYQSELHTLNDGSTLMLFHSEDSGEDYLTNAICCGELLRALGHALQMEVADSGITLQLQLGLTVGDDLFGMSQIDLLLTEIAQDALALSQHSRNLLLVERKISEDALIRQRARIRPIASPEGASCVERLMEPYPSMLERQLARMHETRTKP, from the coding sequence GTGAACCGGCCCACGCCAGTAAAAACCGATAACTTCTTCCTGCTGATCTTCCGGGCACTGCGCCACCGCCGTGTACCGATCGCATTACGCATCGCCAGCCATAACGTGATCCTGGTCGCTCTGGCCTTGGTGATCTACGCCTGCGTGATGGGTTTGCAGTTCAAGCAGGCCATGCACGAGCAAGCCGACGCCCTGGGCGAAAGCTTGACCACCCAGACCGCCACATCGGCGACTGAGTTGCTGGTGTCCAACGACATCCTCAGCCTCAACGTGCTGCTCAATAACCTGACCAAGAACCCGCTGGTGGCTCACGCTGCTATCTATAGCGTGGACAACCGGATCATGGCCGAAGCCGGGCAGCGCCCGAAAAACGGCCTGCTAGGTGAAGCCGAAGGCCTGTATCAGAGCAATATCACGTTTCAGGACGTGAAAGCGGGCCAACTGCGTATCAGCCTCGACATGCAGCAATTCCAGCAGCCGATGACCATCAGCCTGCAAAGCATGGGCATTCTCAGCGCGATCCTGCTGGCATTGGCCCTGGCCTTGAGCCTGCGCCTGGGTCGGCACATCTCCACGCCGCTGATGCAACTGCGCATCTGGCTGCGCGACATCGACGAACACACCCCGGCCACCGACCGCCAGGATGAGATCGGCGACCTCGCCCGCCAGCTTCACGCCAGCTTCGCCCCGGAACCTGTCATCGTGCCAAAGGCTGAACCCGAGCCTGAATACGACGACACCGATTACGACGACGAGCCCGAGTTTGAAGTGCGCGACCTGCGCGATCCAGACTTTGACGAAAGTGCACCGGTGGCCGGTCTCAAGCCTGCCACACGCCAGGTGATCAAGGCCGAAGAGGATGAACTGGATGATGAAGATCCGTTCTCCGACCTGCGCGACACCTCGGCCGCCGCACCCGCTGTCGCCCCAAAGCCTGAGCCGGTGAAAAACACTGAACCGCAGCACAGCGCCGTATTGGCTGTGCAACTCGGTGCCCAGGACCAACTGCGCCGCCTGCCCCGCGCCCGCCTGACGGAATTGCTGGAACGCTACCGCGACTGCCTCGACCAGGCCGCTTCGCTTTATCAGAGCGAACTGCACACCCTGAATGATGGCAGTACGCTGATGCTGTTCCACAGCGAAGACAGCGGCGAAGACTACCTGACCAACGCCATCTGCTGCGGCGAACTGCTGCGCGCCCTGGGCCATGCCCTGCAGATGGAAGTCGCGGACAGTGGCATCACGTTGCAATTGCAATTGGGCCTGACGGTGGGTGACGATCTGTTCGGCATGAGCCAGATCGACCTGCTGCTGACCGAAATTGCCCAGGATGCACTGGCCTTGTCTCAACACAGCCGCAACCTGCTGCTGGTGGAGCGCAAGATCAGCGAAGATGCACTGATCCGCCAGCGCGCACGTATCCGCCCGATTGCCAGTCCTGAAGGCGCAAGCTGTGTGGAGCGGTTGATGGAACCGTACCCGTCGATGCTTGAGCGCCAGTTGGCGCGGATGCATGAGACCCGTACCAAGCCCTAA
- a CDS encoding retropepsin-like aspartic protease family protein, whose amino-acid sequence MSAQPPGKRAGRVLMFVAWGAGLFLATRFFGQWEARQQNPNAVVTSEQHEGYIEVKLLGNGQGHFVASGQINGQPVEFMLDTGATDVAVPAELADRLGLKRGMPVTLSTANGRSQGYRTQLDRLKLGDIVLQDVRALVAPGLGGEQVLLGMSALKQLEFTQRSGTLLLRQTKQ is encoded by the coding sequence ATGAGTGCACAACCGCCCGGCAAGCGCGCCGGACGTGTGCTGATGTTCGTGGCGTGGGGAGCGGGGCTGTTTTTGGCCACACGGTTTTTTGGGCAGTGGGAAGCGCGTCAGCAAAACCCGAATGCCGTGGTGACCTCGGAACAGCACGAGGGTTACATCGAAGTGAAATTGCTCGGCAACGGCCAAGGCCATTTTGTTGCCAGCGGCCAGATCAACGGTCAACCGGTGGAGTTTATGCTCGACACCGGGGCGACCGACGTGGCGGTTCCGGCCGAATTGGCCGACCGTCTCGGGCTCAAGCGTGGCATGCCGGTGACCTTGAGCACCGCCAATGGGCGGAGTCAGGGCTACCGTACCCAGCTCGACCGCCTGAAACTGGGCGATATCGTCCTTCAGGACGTCCGTGCGCTGGTGGCGCCGGGCTTGGGCGGGGAACAGGTGCTGTTGGGCATGAGTGCATTGAAACAACTTGAATTTACCCAGCGCAGCGGCACATTGCTGCTGCGCCAGACCAAACAATGA
- the parC gene encoding DNA topoisomerase IV subunit A: protein MSDILADSLDGVERRSLADFTENAYLNYSMYVIMDRALPHIGDGLKPVQRRIIYAMSELGLDADSKHKKSARTVGDVLGKFHPHGDSACYEAMVLMAQPFSYRYTLVDGQGNWGAPDDPKSFAAMRYTEARLSRYSEVLLSELGQGTANWGPNFDGTLDEPLVLPARLPNILLNGTTGIAVGMATDVPPHNLREVATACVRLLDEPKATVEQLCEHIQGPDYPTEAEIITPRADLLKMYETGKGSVRMRAVYHIEDGDIIVTALPHQVSGAKVLEQIAALMQAKPSKLPQVADLRDESDHENPCRIVIIPTNSRVDHEVLMQHLFASTDLESSYRVNVNIIGLDGKPQLKNLRNLLVEWLEFRVQTVRRRLQFRLDKVERRLHLLDGLLIAYLNLDEVIHIIRTAEHPKAELIARFELSEIQADYILDTRLRQLARLEEMKLRDEQDALLKEQAKLQALLGSEAKLKKLVRSELIKDAETYGDDRRSPIVERAEAKALTETELLPNEKITVVLSEKGWVRSAKGHDIDATGLSYKAGDGFKTAAAGRSNQFAVFIDSTGRSYSVPAHTLPSARGQGEPLTGRLTPPPGANFECVLLPDDDSLYVIASDAGYGFVVKGEDLQAKNKAGKALLSLPNNAKVILPRTVDDRESNWLASVTTEGRLLVFKISDLPQLGKGKGNKIIGIPGERVASREEYVTDIAVIPEGSTLVLQAGKRTLSLRPDDLEHYKGERGRRGNKLPRGFQRVDALLVETPV, encoded by the coding sequence ATGAGTGACATCCTCGCAGACAGCTTAGATGGCGTAGAACGCCGATCGCTGGCTGACTTCACCGAAAATGCCTACCTCAACTACTCCATGTACGTGATCATGGACCGTGCCTTGCCGCATATCGGCGACGGCCTGAAGCCGGTACAACGGCGCATTATCTACGCCATGAGTGAGTTGGGCCTGGACGCTGATTCCAAGCACAAGAAGTCGGCGCGTACCGTCGGTGACGTGCTCGGTAAGTTCCACCCCCACGGCGACTCTGCGTGCTATGAAGCCATGGTGCTGATGGCCCAGCCGTTCAGCTACCGCTACACCTTGGTGGACGGGCAAGGTAACTGGGGTGCGCCGGATGATCCCAAGTCTTTCGCTGCCATGCGTTATACCGAGGCGCGCCTGTCGCGTTATTCGGAAGTGCTGCTCAGCGAGTTGGGGCAGGGCACCGCTAACTGGGGGCCGAACTTCGACGGCACCCTGGACGAACCCCTGGTGTTGCCGGCGCGTTTGCCGAATATCCTGCTCAATGGCACCACCGGCATTGCGGTCGGCATGGCCACCGACGTGCCGCCGCACAACCTGCGTGAAGTGGCCACCGCCTGCGTGCGCTTGCTGGACGAGCCCAAAGCCACGGTCGAGCAACTCTGCGAGCATATCCAGGGCCCGGATTACCCGACCGAAGCGGAAATCATCACACCGCGCGCCGACCTGCTGAAGATGTACGAGACCGGCAAGGGCTCGGTGCGCATGCGCGCGGTTTATCACATCGAAGATGGCGACATTATCGTCACCGCGCTGCCGCATCAGGTGTCCGGTGCCAAGGTGCTGGAACAGATCGCTGCGCTGATGCAGGCCAAACCGTCGAAATTGCCGCAAGTTGCGGACCTGCGTGATGAGTCTGACCACGAAAACCCATGCCGCATCGTGATCATCCCGACCAATAGCCGCGTCGACCACGAAGTGCTGATGCAGCATCTGTTCGCCAGCACCGACCTGGAGTCCAGCTACCGGGTCAACGTCAACATCATCGGCCTGGACGGCAAGCCGCAGCTGAAAAACCTGCGCAACCTGCTGGTGGAGTGGCTGGAGTTCCGCGTGCAGACCGTACGTCGCCGCCTGCAATTCCGTCTCGACAAGGTTGAGCGTCGCTTGCACCTGTTGGACGGTTTGCTGATTGCCTACCTCAACCTGGATGAAGTGATCCACATCATCCGTACTGCAGAGCACCCGAAAGCCGAGCTGATCGCGCGTTTCGAGCTGAGCGAGATCCAGGCCGACTACATCCTCGATACCCGCTTGCGCCAATTGGCGCGACTGGAAGAAATGAAGCTGCGTGACGAGCAAGATGCACTGCTTAAAGAGCAAGCCAAGCTGCAAGCCCTGCTGGGCAGCGAAGCCAAACTCAAGAAGCTGGTGCGCAGTGAGCTGATCAAAGACGCCGAAACCTATGGTGATGATCGCCGCTCGCCAATCGTCGAGCGCGCTGAAGCCAAAGCTCTGACAGAAACCGAGCTGCTACCTAACGAGAAAATTACCGTCGTTCTGTCGGAAAAGGGTTGGGTTCGTTCCGCCAAAGGGCATGATATTGACGCCACCGGCCTCTCCTACAAGGCGGGTGATGGTTTCAAGACCGCTGCGGCCGGGCGTTCCAACCAGTTTGCGGTGTTTATCGACTCTACCGGGCGCAGTTATTCGGTGCCGGCGCACACCTTGCCATCGGCACGGGGCCAGGGCGAGCCACTGACCGGGCGCCTCACGCCGCCACCGGGGGCGAATTTCGAGTGTGTGCTGCTGCCGGACGATGATTCGCTGTATGTGATCGCCTCCGATGCGGGTTACGGTTTTGTGGTCAAGGGCGAAGACCTGCAGGCCAAGAACAAGGCGGGCAAGGCATTGTTGAGCTTGCCCAACAACGCCAAGGTGATCCTGCCGCGCACCGTGGACGACCGCGAGAGCAACTGGCTGGCGTCGGTGACCACCGAGGGGCGTTTGCTGGTGTTCAAAATCAGCGACTTGCCGCAGTTGGGCAAAGGCAAGGGCAACAAGATAATCGGGATTCCCGGGGAGCGTGTGGCCAGTCGCGAAGAGTACGTGACCGACATCGCCGTGATCCCGGAAGGTTCAACCCTGGTGCTCCAGGCCGGCAAGCGCACGCTGTCGTTGCGCCCTGACGACCTTGAACACTACAAGGGTGAGCGTGGCCGACGCGGCAACAAACTGCCGCGGGGTTTCCAGCGAGTGGATGCTTTGCTCGTGGAAACGCCTGTTTAA
- the serB gene encoding phosphoserine phosphatase SerB translates to MREIVLINITGEDRPGLTAAITGVLAQGGVSILDIGQAVIHDTLSFGILVEIPSTEQASSVLKDILFTAYKLDQQVRFTPVSEADYQHWVDGQGKKRHIVTLLTRKVTAEQLQRVSSITAQYGLNIDHIDRLSGRMPLDTPADKGKGCIEFSVRGEPADPQALRAEFLSVAQELNVDIAFQEDSLFRRNRRLAVFDMDSTLIEAEVIDELAKAAGVGEQVSAITERAMAGELDFRASFKERLALLKGLDVSVLDSIGASLRLTEGAETLFAELKRLGYKTAILSGGFTYFAKQLQAKLGIDYVFANELEVVDGKVTGVAVEPIVDAQRKADLLKELAHKEGLRLEQTIAVGDGANDLPMLAIAGLGVAFRAKPLVKQSAKQAISTLGLDGVLYLLGLRDRDGQL, encoded by the coding sequence TTGCGCGAAATTGTCCTGATAAATATCACAGGTGAAGACCGCCCGGGTCTCACCGCAGCCATTACCGGTGTTCTGGCCCAGGGTGGTGTGAGCATTCTCGACATCGGCCAGGCGGTGATCCACGACACCTTGTCGTTCGGGATTCTCGTGGAAATCCCGAGCACTGAACAGGCGTCTTCTGTACTCAAGGACATCCTGTTTACGGCGTATAAGCTGGATCAACAGGTGCGTTTCACCCCGGTCTCCGAAGCGGACTACCAACACTGGGTCGACGGCCAGGGCAAAAAGCGCCACATCGTGACCTTGCTGACTCGCAAGGTGACGGCCGAGCAATTGCAGCGTGTCAGCTCAATCACCGCGCAGTACGGTCTGAATATCGACCATATCGACCGTTTGTCGGGTCGCATGCCATTGGACACGCCGGCCGACAAGGGCAAGGGCTGTATCGAGTTCTCCGTGCGCGGCGAGCCGGCTGATCCCCAAGCCCTGCGCGCCGAGTTCCTGAGCGTGGCCCAGGAGCTGAATGTTGATATCGCCTTCCAGGAAGATTCGCTGTTCCGCCGTAACCGCCGCCTGGCGGTGTTCGATATGGACTCGACCCTGATCGAAGCCGAAGTCATCGACGAGTTGGCCAAGGCTGCCGGCGTGGGCGAGCAGGTGTCCGCCATCACCGAACGCGCAATGGCCGGCGAGTTGGACTTTCGCGCGAGCTTCAAGGAGCGCCTGGCATTGCTCAAGGGCCTGGATGTCAGCGTGCTGGACTCCATCGGTGCTTCGCTGCGCCTGACCGAAGGCGCCGAAACCCTGTTCGCCGAACTCAAGCGCCTGGGCTACAAGACCGCAATCCTGTCGGGCGGTTTTACCTACTTCGCCAAGCAGTTGCAGGCCAAGCTGGGCATCGACTATGTGTTCGCCAACGAGCTGGAAGTGGTGGATGGCAAGGTGACCGGCGTGGCCGTCGAGCCGATTGTCGACGCTCAGCGTAAGGCGGATCTGCTGAAGGAATTGGCCCACAAGGAAGGTTTGCGTCTGGAACAGACCATTGCAGTCGGTGACGGCGCCAATGACTTGCCGATGCTGGCGATTGCCGGCTTGGGTGTGGCGTTCCGCGCCAAGCCGCTGGTCAAGCAATCGGCCAAGCAGGCGATTTCGACCTTGGGGCTGGATGGCGTGCTGTACCTGCTGGGCCTGCGTGACCGCGACGGTCAGCTGTAA
- a CDS encoding PqiC family protein: protein MMTAPRLPLILMLAGLLGLAGCSTHQPVSLYQLDSGSPAQPAQTAGMAVLLGPVVVADYLQRETLLQRQNDGSLQGSTDGRWAGSLSSDINQLMLRQVAGHLDSQRVVLAPAPTGFTPDVQVLLTITRLDSGASQPAILDAQWRLIDRRGQVRDNRIVHLQEEHTGTTASQVQAQGVLLQHLAQQLSVALKPLANQPPVAEAPRKQAPAQAKPAVPGKPKMPMATPIRTDMEVFRF, encoded by the coding sequence ATGATGACTGCTCCACGCCTTCCTTTAATTTTGATGCTCGCTGGCCTTTTGGGGCTGGCGGGCTGCAGCACACACCAGCCTGTGTCGCTGTACCAGCTGGACAGCGGAAGTCCGGCTCAGCCCGCTCAAACGGCGGGTATGGCCGTATTGCTTGGCCCGGTCGTCGTTGCCGATTACCTGCAACGTGAAACCCTGCTGCAACGTCAGAACGACGGCAGCCTGCAAGGTTCCACAGATGGTCGTTGGGCGGGCAGTTTGTCGTCCGATATCAACCAACTGATGCTGCGCCAGGTTGCAGGCCATCTCGACAGCCAGCGCGTGGTGCTTGCACCGGCGCCAACCGGCTTCACACCGGATGTGCAGGTGTTGCTGACGATTACGCGGCTCGACTCGGGGGCCTCGCAGCCGGCGATCCTGGATGCGCAGTGGCGTTTGATCGACCGTCGTGGGCAAGTGCGCGATAACCGCATCGTGCATCTGCAGGAAGAGCACACCGGCACCACCGCGTCCCAGGTTCAGGCCCAGGGCGTGCTGTTGCAGCATTTGGCGCAGCAGTTGTCGGTGGCGCTCAAGCCGCTGGCTAATCAGCCGCCGGTTGCCGAGGCACCGCGTAAGCAGGCCCCGGCTCAGGCCAAACCGGCAGTGCCGGGAAAGCCGAAGATGCCGATGGCAACGCCGATTCGTACGGATATGGAAGTGTTCAGGTTCTGA
- a CDS encoding esterase-like activity of phytase family protein, with amino-acid sequence MRTGFALAILMLSGLAATEVVAAPAVELKLVSEHPVDGMRGGNLSGLALCGKELWTVSDRDDDQIYRLDLSAPTWKAETLKIDVPPVPESGLPWGLRSRTKAASFIRGGDLDFEGITCDAAGNRYIVSEAHAAVLQVPVSGAPQWLKIAPGMVREARASGMLLHFNALFEGLAINPQGNQIWLAAERERRGLISIKRGQSVWDCEGPCVLLSEAGQEVQPVQFTHAKAVSKDFADLALFNGKLFTLERNAFQICRRDAVTAKVELCWSFADETLTPNRRYAQPYGLAEALVVDADGAWLGIDNNFGPRADGEKRPMVYRFAAPAGGWGAQP; translated from the coding sequence ATGCGCACAGGTTTCGCCCTGGCGATCCTGATGTTGAGCGGGTTGGCGGCCACCGAGGTAGTCGCCGCGCCCGCGGTTGAGCTTAAACTCGTGTCCGAACACCCGGTGGACGGCATGCGCGGCGGTAACCTGTCGGGCCTGGCCCTGTGTGGCAAAGAGCTGTGGACTGTTTCCGACCGCGATGACGACCAGATCTACCGCCTCGATCTCAGCGCGCCGACCTGGAAGGCCGAAACGCTGAAGATCGACGTGCCGCCGGTGCCGGAGTCCGGTTTACCGTGGGGGCTGCGCTCGCGCACCAAGGCTGCTTCGTTCATTCGCGGTGGTGACCTGGACTTTGAAGGCATCACCTGCGATGCCGCCGGTAACCGCTACATTGTCAGCGAAGCCCATGCGGCAGTGCTGCAAGTGCCGGTGAGCGGTGCGCCGCAGTGGTTGAAAATCGCCCCGGGCATGGTGCGCGAAGCACGGGCCAGCGGCATGTTGCTGCATTTCAATGCCTTGTTCGAAGGCTTGGCGATCAACCCGCAAGGCAATCAGATCTGGCTGGCCGCCGAGCGTGAGCGACGTGGCTTGATCTCGATCAAGCGCGGGCAAAGTGTGTGGGATTGTGAGGGGCCTTGTGTGTTGCTGAGCGAGGCCGGGCAGGAAGTGCAGCCGGTGCAGTTCACCCATGCCAAGGCCGTGTCCAAGGATTTTGCCGACCTCGCGCTGTTCAACGGCAAGCTGTTTACGCTGGAACGCAATGCGTTCCAGATTTGCCGGCGCGATGCGGTCACTGCAAAAGTCGAGTTGTGCTGGTCGTTTGCCGACGAGACCCTGACGCCGAATCGGCGTTATGCCCAGCCTTATGGTTTGGCCGAAGCACTGGTGGTGGATGCCGACGGAGCCTGGCTGGGGATCGACAACAATTTCGGCCCTCGTGCCGATGGTGAAAAACGGCCGATGGTCTATCGTTTTGCCGCGCCGGCCGGTGGCTGGGGCGCTCAGCCATGA
- the parE gene encoding DNA topoisomerase IV subunit B has translation MATPSASSYNADAIEVLSGLDPVRKRPGMYTDTSRPNHLAQEVIDNSVDEALAGHAKSVHVILHADHSLEVSDDGRGMPVDIHPEEGVSGVELILTKLHAGGKFSNKNYQFSGGLHGVGISVVNALSTLVRVKVKRDGNEYQMTFADGYKATDLEVIGTVGKRNTGTSVYFAPDPKYFDSPKFSISRLKHVLKAKAVLCPGLLVSFEDKGTGEKVEWHYEDGLRSYLEDSVSDFERLPNEPFCGSLAGNKEAVDWALLWLPEGGDSVQESYVNLIPTAQGGTHVNGLRQGLLDAMREFCEYRSLLPRGVKLAPEDVWERIAFVLSMKMQEPQFSGQTKERLSSREAAAFVSGVVKDAFSLWLNEHPELGLALAELAINNAGRRLKASKKVERKRITAGPALPGKLADCAGQDPMRSELFLVEGDSAGGSAKQARDKEFQAILPLRGKILNTWEVDGSEVLASQEVHNIAVAIGVDPGAADISQLRYGKICILADADSDGLHIATLLCALFVQHFRPLVDAGHVYVAMPPLYRIDLGKEIFYALDEAERDGILDRLVAEKKRGKPQVTRFKGLGEMNPPQLRETTMDPNTRRLVQLTLEDFAGTSEMMDMLLAKKRAPDRKAWLESKGNLAEVLG, from the coding sequence ATGGCCACTCCCAGCGCTAGCTCTTATAACGCCGACGCCATCGAAGTCCTCTCGGGCCTCGACCCGGTGCGCAAACGCCCCGGCATGTACACCGACACCAGTCGGCCGAACCACCTTGCCCAGGAAGTCATCGACAACAGCGTCGACGAAGCCTTGGCCGGGCACGCCAAGTCGGTACACGTCATCCTCCATGCCGACCATTCCCTGGAAGTGTCTGACGATGGTCGCGGCATGCCGGTGGATATTCACCCGGAAGAGGGTGTGTCGGGCGTCGAGCTGATCCTCACCAAGCTGCACGCCGGCGGCAAGTTCTCCAACAAGAACTACCAGTTCTCCGGTGGCTTGCACGGTGTGGGTATTTCGGTGGTCAACGCCCTGTCCACACTGGTGCGGGTCAAGGTCAAGCGCGACGGCAACGAGTACCAGATGACCTTCGCCGATGGCTACAAAGCCACCGACCTGGAAGTGATCGGCACCGTCGGCAAGCGCAACACCGGCACCAGCGTGTACTTCGCGCCGGACCCTAAATACTTCGATTCGCCAAAATTCTCCATCAGCCGCCTTAAACACGTGCTCAAGGCCAAGGCGGTTCTGTGCCCGGGCCTGCTGGTCAGCTTTGAAGACAAAGGCACCGGCGAAAAGGTCGAGTGGCACTACGAAGACGGCCTGCGCTCCTACCTGGAAGACTCCGTCAGCGACTTCGAACGCCTGCCCAACGAGCCGTTCTGCGGCAGCCTGGCCGGTAATAAAGAAGCGGTCGACTGGGCGCTGCTGTGGTTGCCCGAAGGCGGCGACAGCGTGCAGGAAAGCTACGTCAACCTGATCCCCACCGCTCAGGGCGGCACCCACGTCAATGGTTTGCGCCAGGGTTTGCTCGATGCCATGCGCGAATTCTGCGAATACCGCAGCCTGTTGCCGCGCGGCGTGAAGCTGGCGCCGGAAGACGTGTGGGAGCGCATCGCGTTCGTACTGTCGATGAAAATGCAGGAGCCGCAATTCTCCGGCCAGACCAAAGAACGGCTGTCGTCCCGTGAGGCGGCTGCGTTTGTTTCCGGTGTGGTCAAGGACGCCTTCAGCCTGTGGCTCAATGAACACCCGGAACTGGGCCTGGCCCTGGCGGAGTTGGCGATCAACAACGCCGGCCGTCGCCTCAAAGCCAGCAAAAAGGTCGAGCGCAAGCGCATTACGGCTGGCCCGGCACTGCCGGGCAAACTGGCCGATTGCGCCGGGCAAGACCCGATGCGTTCCGAGCTGTTCCTGGTGGAAGGTGACTCCGCCGGCGGTTCCGCCAAGCAAGCGCGGGACAAGGAATTCCAGGCGATCCTGCCGTTACGCGGCAAGATCCTCAACACCTGGGAAGTCGACGGCAGCGAAGTCCTGGCCAGCCAGGAAGTGCACAACATTGCCGTGGCCATCGGCGTCGACCCGGGCGCGGCAGACATCAGCCAGCTGCGCTACGGCAAGATCTGCATCCTCGCCGACGCCGACTCTGACGGCCTGCACATCGCCACGTTGCTGTGCGCGCTGTTCGTCCAGCACTTCCGCCCACTGGTGGATGCCGGTCACGTCTATGTCGCGATGCCGCCGCTGTACCGCATCGACTTGGGCAAAGAGATTTTCTACGCCCTCGACGAAGCCGAGCGCGATGGCATCCTCGACCGTCTGGTCGCCGAGAAAAAGCGCGGCAAACCACAGGTCACACGATTCAAAGGTCTGGGTGAGATGAACCCGCCGCAGCTGCGCGAAACCACCATGGACCCGAACACTCGGCGCCTTGTGCAGTTGACCCTGGAAGACTTCGCCGGCACGTCGGAAATGATGGACATGTTGCTGGCGAAGAAGCGTGCACCGGATCGCAAAGCCTGGCTGGAGTCCAAAGGCAACCTGGCCGAGGTTCTGGGCTGA
- the asd gene encoding archaetidylserine decarboxylase (Phosphatidylserine decarboxylase is synthesized as a single chain precursor. Generation of the pyruvoyl active site from a Ser is coupled to cleavage of a Gly-Ser bond between the larger (beta) and smaller (alpha chains). It is an integral membrane protein.), which yields MKKQLFILSQYLLPHHLLSRLAGCVAECRVRWFKNAFTSWFAKRYQVDMSQALVEDLTAYEHFNAFFTRALKDGARPLDQTPGAVLSPADGAVSQLGPIEHGRVFQAKGHSFSVLELLGGDAALAAPFMGGDFATIYLSPKDYHRVHMPLAGTLREMVYVPGRIFSVNQTTAENVPELFARNERVVCLFDTERGPMAVVLVGAMIVASIETVWAGLVTPPKRELKTFRYDEAARAPIHLEKGAELGRFKLGSTAIVLFGPDQVKWAEELVAGTPVQMGQGIALPKA from the coding sequence ATGAAAAAGCAGTTGTTTATCCTCAGCCAATACTTGCTGCCGCACCACTTGCTGTCGCGCCTGGCCGGCTGCGTTGCCGAGTGCCGCGTGCGCTGGTTCAAGAACGCCTTCACCAGTTGGTTCGCCAAGCGCTACCAAGTGGACATGTCCCAGGCGCTGGTTGAAGACCTGACCGCCTACGAGCATTTCAACGCTTTCTTCACCCGTGCATTGAAAGACGGCGCCCGCCCGCTGGACCAAACCCCAGGTGCGGTACTGAGCCCGGCTGACGGTGCCGTCAGCCAGCTTGGCCCGATTGAACACGGCCGCGTATTCCAGGCCAAGGGCCACAGCTTCAGCGTGCTGGAACTGCTGGGCGGCGACGCGGCACTCGCTGCGCCGTTTATGGGCGGTGATTTCGCCACCATCTACCTGTCGCCGAAGGACTACCACCGCGTGCACATGCCGCTGGCCGGCACCCTGCGCGAGATGGTCTACGTGCCTGGGCGGATTTTCTCGGTAAACCAGACCACCGCCGAAAACGTGCCTGAGCTGTTTGCACGTAACGAGCGTGTTGTCTGCCTGTTCGACACCGAACGCGGCCCAATGGCGGTGGTGTTGGTCGGTGCAATGATCGTTGCGTCGATTGAAACGGTATGGGCCGGGTTGGTTACGCCGCCGAAGCGCGAGCTGAAAACCTTCCGCTACGACGAAGCCGCCCGCGCGCCGATTCACTTGGAAAAAGGAGCGGAACTGGGTCGCTTCAAGCTGGGTTCGACCGCGATCGTGCTGTTCGGGCCGGATCAGGTGAAGTGGGCAGAAGAGCTGGTGGCGGGTACGCCTGTGCAGATGGGCCAGGGCATCGCACTGCCGAAGGCCTGA